One genomic window of Camelina sativa cultivar DH55 chromosome 5, Cs, whole genome shotgun sequence includes the following:
- the LOC104787759 gene encoding defensin-like protein 159, with the protein MTKLSCSYFLVLMLVLSAFLMVERAEGERCHMTIDKETPCDLVDCRLSCYTGYNGVGKCFDDPEVEVPQNCGCLFNC; encoded by the exons ATGACCAAGTTATCATGTTCTTATTTCCTTGTACTCATGCTTGTATTGTCAG CTTTTTTAATGGTTGAAAGAGCTGAGGGGGAGCGATGTCATATGACGATTGACAAAGAAACTCCATGTGATCTTGTCGATTGCCGTTTAAGCTGCTATACTGGTTACAATGGAGTTGGCAAATGTTTTGACGATCCTGAAGTCGAAGTGCCTCAAAATTGTGGTTGTCTATTTAACTGTTAG
- the LOC104787758 gene encoding uncharacterized protein LOC104787758: protein MDTESFRLDVNLAATSQDRSLGLLSTVKITVKRGYFEEFIIENNDDHQSIKSVGSYRNSPPGPDSEFILKLRTFEPNDVYRTLHRQLHDNLLSEYIADEIVVQALRQTSKSSNLPQQQPLFITGTVKLTQKVYNVVPCYSAPSATNLESTCAICLDDLDLSRTEVYCQMPHYSHCYHEYCFNKWRDRHNQQDCSCPLCRKLVDQRPA, encoded by the coding sequence ATGGATACTGAATCGTTCAGACTCGATGTTAATCTAGCCGCTACGTCTCAAGATCGGTCGTTAGGGTTATTAAGCACGGTGAAAATCACTGTAAAGAGAGGGTACTTCGAGGAGTTTATCATAGAGAACAACGATGATCATCAAAGCATCAAGAGTGTCGGATCTTACCGGAATTCTCCACCAGGTCCAGACTCAGAATTCATTCTGAAACTCCGAACCTTCGAGCCAAACGACGTCTATCGAACTCTCCATCGCCAACTCCACGATAATCTCTTGTCCGAATACATAGCCGATGAGATTGTTGTCCAAGCCCTACGACAAACAAGCAAAAGTTCTAACTTGCCACAACAACAACCTTTATTCATAACAGGCACTGTCAAACTGACACAGAAGGTGTACAACGTTGTGCCTTGTTACTCTGCTCCGTCGGCAACAAATTTGGAGAGTACTTGTGCCATCTGTTTGGATGATCTGGATCTGTCTAGAACCGAGGTTTACTGCCAGATGCCTCACTACTCGCATTGTTATCATGAATATTGTTTCAATAAGTGGAGAGATCGACATAATCAGCAAGATTGCTCATGCCCTCTCTGTCGCAAACTAGTTGATCAACGACCGGCGTGA
- the LOC104787757 gene encoding agamous-like MADS-box protein AGL97: MGGLKRKIDTGKKIDGKNPRAVAFSKRRKGLFNKASELCLLSDTQIAILATPISSNSHASFYSFGHSSVDNVVSAFLAGQTPPRDDDDDEKLGFWWEDESLGNSQNPEELGCAIDSMRKMLHDLKELKNKQRDRVDVTHQQQTLDHQPCSSSLCVEVDDVSVNVQGFQDKNSVDDDVSVNVQGFQNNTDEEQTLPNNDGLLGSFDGCNQEFDLDQLYDFVTKSEDLWKDMEMYDVCVDVEKEKGGSHVTHQQQTLDHQPCSSSLFVDIDDDVSVNVQGFHNNNTEEQQQALAVSGSFDEELDVDDIWKNLELDDLTVNLQGFQNNTDEEQTLANDDGLHGSFDGCNQEFDIDQLYDFVTKSEDLWKDMEMYDDCLY, encoded by the coding sequence ATGGGTGGGTTGAAGAGGAAGATTGATACAGGGAAGAAGATAGATGGGAAAAATCCACGAGCGGTTGCTTTCTCTAAACGTCGTAAGGGTCTTTTCAACAAAGCCTCAGAGCTTTGTCTTCTCTCCGACACACAAATCGCGATTTTAGCGACTCCAATTTCTTCTAATTCACACGCCTCTTTCTACTCTTTTGGCCACTCCTCTGTCGACAATGTTGTTTCAGCTTTCCTCGCGGGTCAGACTCCTCCtcgggatgatgatgatgatgaaaagttagggttttggtgggaaGATGAGAGTCTCGGCAATTCACAGAATCCGGAGGAATTGGGTTGTGCGATTGATTCGATGAGGAAGATGTTACACGATCTGAAGGAGTTGAAAAATAAGCAAAGAGATCGTGTGGACGTAACTCATCAGCAGCAAACCCTAGATCATCAACCCTGTTCTTCAAGTCTGTGCGTTGAAGTAGATGATGTATCTGTGAACGTCCAAGGGTTTCAAGACAAGAACAGTGTAGATGATGATGTATCTGTGAATGTGCAAGGGTTTCAAAACAATACTGATGAAGAACAAACCCTACCCAACAACGACGGTTTACTTGGGAGCTTCGATGGATGCAATCAAGAGTTTGATCTTGAtcaattatatgattttgtgaCGAAATCTGAAGATCTTTGGAAGGATATGGAGATGTATGATGTTTGTGTGGacgtggagaaggagaagggtgGTTCACACGTAACTCATCAGCAGCAAACCCTAGATCATCAACCCTGTTCTTCAAGTCTGTTCGTTGACATAGATGATGATGTATCTGTGAATGTACAAGGgtttcacaacaacaacactgaagaacaacaacaagccCTAGCGGTTTCTGGGAGCTTCGATGAAGAgcttgatgttgatgatatatgGAAGAATTTGGAGTTGGATGATTTAACTGTGAATCTCCAAGGGTTTCAAAACAATACTGATGAAGAACAAACGCTAGCGAATGATGACGGTTTACATGGGAGCTTCGATGGGTGCAATCAAGAGTTTGATATTGAtcaattatatgattttgtgaCAAAATCTGAAGATCTATGGAAGGATATGGAGATGTATGATGACTGTCTCTATTGA